From the Halobacterium zhouii genome, the window AACGCGGGGCTTTCGAGGAGACGTTGTCAGCAGGATTGGTAGCGGAGTGCTCCGACCAGAGAACCACTAGCGACTCCGCGCGTTTTTACGTCCTGCCCGAGTACACCCGCCCATGAGCGAGAACGCAGGGGAGCGAGTTCCCGTCGAGTGTCCGTCGTGTTCGCCGGACCTCGAGACAGTTCACGAGGTGTTGACGACCGGCGGCGGCACGGCGACGGTCAAGTGCACGGAGTGTGGCCACGTCCACAAGCAGCCAATCGAGTCCGAGGAGACGGCGGCAGCGGACGTCGTCGTCTCTCAGGACGGCGAGTCGTTCACGACGACGGTGGAGGCGCCCGCCGACGAGACCGTCTACGAGGGCGGGGAGTTCATCGTGGAGACGGAGGAGGCCATCATGCAGGTGCGGGTGACGAGCATCGAGACGGGGCCCGAGCAGCGCGAGAGCAGGGCCGCTGTCGAGGACGTG encodes:
- a CDS encoding HVO_0476 family zinc finger protein yields the protein MSENAGERVPVECPSCSPDLETVHEVLTTGGGTATVKCTECGHVHKQPIESEETAAADVVVSQDGESFTTTVEAPADETVYEGGEFIVETEEAIMQVRVTSIETGPEQRESRAAVEDVETFWTRAVDNVSVDVTVHPKDGEHDETQGVTLHVPGDHEFVIGETVEFGDEKFEITGIHIRENAVDGYKFPKLGDDGDTVVAKDVKRVYGRDETMAAWSAW